A region from the Triticum aestivum cultivar Chinese Spring chromosome 3D, IWGSC CS RefSeq v2.1, whole genome shotgun sequence genome encodes:
- the LOC123080506 gene encoding succinate dehydrogenase subunit 4, mitochondrial: MASRLLTRSKALALAAARADAAAPSPLAAAWGTRALSTLPRDPAAASPASSPRQPAAVSPLGLSKILGYEQASRLGGTHVLPRWFSTGASNGSSDQQTSKTIAGMVQSDALKSQEGASAKVAAFSPIEATISKPRSSPLTLESLKVRRTEMMTKVTFYMIPTLLLVSKNSISTSLLIASVYHQVYMFHKEILLDYVHHDITRKWALIYFKLLLLVMAKDTMVYFDLF, encoded by the exons ATGGCGTCGCGATTGCTGACCAGATCCAAAGCCCTagcgctcgccgccgcccgcgccgacgcggccgcgccgtcgccgctcgccgccgcctggGGGACCCGCGCGCTCTCCACCCTCCCCCGCGATCCGGCCGCCGCATCCCCCGCCTCGTCGCCGCGGCAACCGGCGGCGGTCTCGCCGCTCGGCCTCTCCAAG ATTCTAGGATATGAGCAGGCATCTCGACTCGGTGGCACACACGTATTGCCTCGCTGGTTTTCTACTGGAGCCTCCAATGGATCTTCTGATCAGCAG ACCTCAAAGACAATTGCTGGGATGGTACAATCGGATGCACTGAAATCACAGGAGGGAGCCTCAGCGAAGGTCGCAGCATTCAGCCCCATTGAAGCAACCATTAGCAAGCCCAGAAGCAGTCCATTGACACTCGAAAGCTTGAAAGTGAGGCGGACCGAGATGATGACAAAAGTCACGTTCTACATGATCCCGACTCTGCTCCTGGTGTCGAAGAACAGCATCAGCACTTCTCTCCTGATTGCGTCAGTGTACCATCAGGTCTACATGTTCCACAAGGAGATCCTCCTGGACTACGTCCACCATGACATCACCAGGAAGTGGGCCTTGATATACTTCAAGCTCCTCTTGCTAGTCATGGCCAAGGACACGATGGTGTACTTTGATCTGTTCTAA